In Heptranchias perlo isolate sHepPer1 chromosome 9, sHepPer1.hap1, whole genome shotgun sequence, the sequence cttagaacTCGAAATGTGGTAGAATAAACATTCTATCAGACTGTGGCTTAAGCTAAAATCTAAGGAGCAAGTTTATTAATAATAGGTAAGCATCAGAATATACAATACAGCAGATTATAGTAGTTTACAGAGCATATTGACTCCTCAAACAAACAATAACACAGATGCAATCTGTTGCTAATTTTCTTATTAATACGCCCAGCTTTCTCTTTATAGCCACAGAAGAATTGATGAAATGGGAGCATGCTCCCTGAGCTATACTGGTACCCGCTGAAATTCAACCAGGAACAAAGGAAATCAAAGTGTATCTTTCAAAATCAAATAAAGTTGCCAATCTAGCATATAATTAATAACACAGAGAATATCTGCAGTTCCAGGAACTACACTCTGAAGTGGCAGCTGTGTCCACCTAATAGGTGTCAGACCCAAATCCATTTGTCAATTGACTGCAAACTCCTTTTGACTCAATGGATCATTCACCAAACAAAGCAAGATGTTCCGCCAAATGGTGATCACTGAAACTACATACGACCTTAATGAGTTTTGCaaacaaaatgtatttgcatGAAAAGAACATTCAGTCTATTCAATTAAGTATGAAAGCCATGCATCATGTCTACAGAGTCTTATATATTTTGAGCTAAATACTGGCCATAGTCATAACCAAAATTTAAAGTTTCTTACACATAATTATTAAAAATAGATAGACTTTCTTGTGATCAAAATTGTGACCCAAAATTCCAAGTTTGTCAGAACTTCACCCAGCCCTCTCCCAGACCTATCTGAATCTCTGGAAACTTTGCagggagctgaagagaaatgaATGTAACTGTGaaatgaacaacaacttgcatttataatacctttgacatagtaaaatttcccaaggcgcttcacaggagcaattatcaatcaaaatttgacaccgagccatataaggagatattaggaaaggtgaccgagagcttggtcaaagaggtaggttataaggagcatcttaaaggaggagagccacggagaggtttagggaggaactccagagcttagggtctaggcagctgaaggcacggcagtcgatggtgaagtgattaaaatcggagatgcgcaacaGGCAAGAATTAGAGGTGCCCAGAAATCTCGGAGGGATGTTGGGCTGGACAAAGTTACAgcaatagggaggggcaaggccatggagggttttgaaaacaaggatgagaattttaaaatcaaagcgttgccagaccgggagccaatgtagatcagtgagcacaggggtgatgggtgaaggggacttggtgcaagttaggaaatgggcagcagagttttggataagctcaagtttatggagggtggaagatgggaggccagccaggagagcattggaatagtcaagtctagaggtaacaaaggcatgaatgagagtttcagttgcagataagctgaggcaggggcggagaccggTGACGTTATGGagatgaaagtaggcggtcttggtgatagagcggatatgtaggcggaagctcatctcaaggacGCTAcaattgtgaacagtctggttcagcttcagatagtggccaggaagagggatggagtcggtggctagggaacggagtttgcggcagggaccgaagacaatggctttggtcttcccaatatttaggtgGAGGAAATTcttgctcatccagtgctggacgtctgacaaacagtgtgacaaatgagagacagtggaagggtcgagagaggtggtgaagtagagctggcATCAAACAAAAACCCATCTCTTGTTCCTCATTTTTCTTGGCCTCTTCTTTAATCCTCTCTTGAACCATGATAGTTGCAGCTGGAAAACCCTGGATCATAAGtgatgtctctcctccctctcatgtCCAAAACTCACTGTTTATGATTTCAAAGATTTCCTCCCCATAAAAACTGTATCAGTCACAGTTtcgaaatgtttttaaaaagttgcttGTAATCACAGTCTGAAACAGTGTTATATTGCAAGACAATTGCACATGCACAACTTGTACAACAATTTTTTTTGGCAAATTCTAAAATAGAATAGCAAGAACTTCACGAGGAGCCTTGTATGTTAATTGTTGTGACAGCAGCCATGAAACATCTCTGGAACAGTCTATCAGGTTCAGGAGGCTGATTGTCGCAATCCAATCTATGACTCTGAAACTGCTTTCTAATTGTACTCGGCCCACTGGACTGATTTGGGATTTCTAACATTTGTTCAGTACCTGCAGAGAAACAAAACATCCATATAAACGGTTAAACAGTTTCAGAGGTGTCCTTGAAGACCAAGAGAAGCCCTTGTGGCAGGTTATATGAGTTGACATAGTGGTTGTTAGTTAAGACAGTGCTTGAGCATCTTGAGAGGTTTCTCTTTGTATTAATTAGTTTTCCTGACACCCTAGTGCTGAAAGACAAAGAGTACGACCAGTATGGAGTGAAGGCAGTACAAGTGAGAGAAGATGTGTACCAGCACCAGTACCTAGACTTATCTTAGCTACCCTTGTAAGGTCATTGagtctcttcctgcactgtgtggCAATTCTTGGGATGGTGAAAGAAGCACTGACTATCTCTGCCacttcccccccacacacccttcACAATGGGGCTTCCTGCCTTCAGAGCCAACCATCTTGCTCTTCTGGACCTCACCTGTCAAAAAGATCTCTATGGATGCATCTGAGAATCTGGGAGTCCTTCCAGCTGCTGACATCCCCAAGGCTGCTGCTTCAGCCATTCTTGGAGAAAAGTGATGTTGCCCTTTAACTGGCTGCAGCCTTTTAAAAGCCCCACCAGAACTGAAGTTTCCTCCCTCCCAGTGATGATACGTTATCAGGAGCAGTTTACCGCTCCAAACCCAACCTACATTGCAGATGAGGGCCCCGCAAGAAAACTGCAGGTTGGCAGCCCGTACCGATGGGAGGAGAATTCAACTCATAATATCAACCTGGCCTAAACCCATAATTTGCATGGCTGCACCTTAGCTAGGCAGTGGAGACTGGCAGTGTATAAGGATCCATAGTCCAGCATGAGTAagcaccttcaggaaaagaaGGAAGGCAAGGgaacaaaatagaaaaaaaagacaTACTGCAAAGTAAACAAACACCATCATGGTCAATTACTATGAGGTATATTGGGTGGATTTTATAAATTTGatggaaaaaaaatctgattcAGGATCAGACTCCATTATACCCTGAACAGACTACAGTCTAACTGAACCAAAATGAAAGTCTGTTTGTCTTATACAAAAATGCTCCAGTGGTTGCCGGGTTTACACTGAGAATAGGAGCTGGGAACAAAAGCAGATGTCTGATGCGATGCTATAAATCAAAAAGATTGACTGGTAAattcatgtgtcaatcactgactCATGGACCATCTAAAATGACTGCTCCATCTACAAATGAAATGAATGAAGTGGCTGTGAGATCACCAGTGAGGCGAGTGTATAAACTCCAGAGTAAACTCCATCCAGGACATACAGCAAAGGGGGCATACAGTAGATCAGAAAATTGCCTAGCATTTCTTTTTTGCAAGGAGTATCATAATTTATGGAATCCATCAAAAAGATCACACCCATAATCTTCCTATGTTTATTGTTTTCCCCCAAACATCAATAAGATCAAAAGATAATTactatcttaattcatccatccagagagatccttgTTGCATTCAGTTATTTTTTATAATTTTTCCAGGGTTTTGGCCTCCACCATTCtacctggaagtttattccatacGTTGGTTACTCGTTCTGTGAAGAagtctttcctgatatcagttctaatattaccttttaccagtttcaacccatgtcccctagttctatacCCATGTTTTAATTTAAAGTAACGTTCCAGCTTTTTCTAtcttatcttatatacctctataagagcagctctcaaacacctcctttccaagctgaaaaccccaagtttctccagtctttcctcataactcagactatTAACACTAGAGATCGGCCTCATGGCTTTTCTTTGCAATgactccagcacttgaatgtctctcttATTTCTTGTCAaatagaactggacacagtattcaaggtgcaggctgaccagagcactataaagtttgatcattacctcctctgacttATGTTCTGCTGCTTTGGCTATGCAGTTCAATATCCTATTGGTCTTGTTGATTACTACAATGCATTGGTTGAACAGGTTTAGTGCTGAGTCGGCTAAGACTCCtgggtctctttcagcttcatccttagctatttcattgAGTACATGTGttgtctatttttccttcctgtgtgtagtactttacatttgtctgcattaaaattcatctgccattgttctgcccacttacatgtTTCATCCAACTTGTTTtgcaatttctgagctgcctgctCCAGTTACACAGCCTCTTctagtttggtatcatttgcaaattgaTTCAATCAATAATGCCCAGCTTTCAGTGACTGTCATTCTACACACTTTACAACATGTATACTTATTCACTCTCAACCAGAGTCAATAATATACAAGTAGCACTACAATAAATTATATATACTTGATTGATATGGATGTAATTGGTGTAAATCGCACCTGAGTAGTCTCACAAGATTGTAAACCAATATGTGGATAGCAGAATGACAGTGCTTTGATCTCCATTCACATCTAATTACAGCAAAAGATCTGTCATGCAAAAACACCAAACTGTAGTTAATTATTGTGAAGAATTAAACACCCACTAACTTATACATCCACAAATCAGCATCAGTCCAGCTGCCTACCTTCCCATTCATGCTCACCGTCTTTCATATTAATGTTTAAACAATAGACAAGATTGGTCTTGTTGTTTATTTAAGTTGCTGCCTGTATTTCTTTAGCACAAGCTAAAAGCACAGCAGGGGCGGATGCTCCCCCACAAATGTTCAATTTTAGACAGTTTATTTGGTGCAGTATCCAGTATTTTGCAGTAAAATTTATTGTATTCTTTATTCAATATATTAGAATCCACTGAGTAGAACAGAAAACCACGATCACAAATACATGTCAAGAGGCCACCTCATGATTCATCTCCCTGTTTTATATATTTCAACGCCCAAATGCAAAAAATACATAAATCTGGAGGATGGCCTTGAGGAGAATCCAGCACCTGGAGGCAGCCTGGAGAAAGAGCTTGGGAACAGGAGGTGGCCTGGGGAAAGCTCAGGACCAAGAGGCGGCCTGGGAGACAGCTCCAGACCTGGAAATAGCCTGGACCTGGAGGAGGGCTGGAGGAGAGCTCAAAACTTGAAAGAGGCCTGAGGAAGGTCAGCTTCAGACCAATAGGTTGCCTGAAGCAATGTACAGGACCTGGAGGATGCCTGCAGGAGAGTTCAGGACCTGGAGCCGGTCTGGGGAAGAGGTTTGGATTTGGTGAAGCTGGAGGAGAATTTGTGACATGGAGGTGTCTTGGAGGAGTGCACCTCCAGATTCTACCCTTCATCTTTCAGATCCACCCTTGATCACAGATATCttcatgatattcagcgttcctcaaacaaaatctacaacaagatcTGGAGGTGGCCTGAAGGAGAGCTCTGGACCTGTAGGAGGTATGAACGAGAGCTCGGGGCCTGAAGTTAGTCTGGTGGAGAGCTCCGAACTTGGAAGCAGCCTGCAGGAGAGTTTGGAACTTGGAGGATTCCTGAAGGAGGCCTTGGGAGACCGCTGAAGTAGGAATCTGCAGGCAGCCTggagaaataattcaaaggtggAGAGGTATTTGAAATCAAAGCTATGGGAGGGAACAAACAAGCCCTCCTTTGACTCCATTCTTGATGTCAAAGTATGCGATGCGTGACAGACGTATgccacatatgaacatacgaacaatgacagactggaaaagacccactggtccatgcaGCCCATCCCACACAATTGCAATGCCTTGTGTATCACAACATATGCACTCCCTACCCCACCCGAAAGTCATGTAAtgtcctgggaaaggcaaaaaaaaagataaaaacccaggccaattagaggggaaaaaatgaaaaattcctcttcatcccccttaggcaatcaaaactagtccagaagACCATTCTGGCCCTGATTAAGGTTAcacagtacctaccttttgtacgagttgatctccgccccagccaaaaATTGGTCCAGTTCTCGtctgaaggaattcagtgaatcagcgTCCACCGCACGACCCGGCAgccattctctgggaaaagaaccacctcctaacatctaaccaAGTTCTGGCCTTACATAACTTGAGATTGtggcccctggtcctccctaacctatttagttgaaacaaactgtctacacaaacactatctaaacccttcatcatCTCATaagcctcgatcaaatcacccctagcTCTATGCTTCTCTAACGtgctctttgagcctatcttgataactaatatgcttcaaactttgaattaatcttgtggccctcctctgcacccttttcaaagcctcaatatcaaaATTATATCACCGTTTATAGTGACTGAGAAGTTAGCAAACTCTTGTCAGCTGAAACTTTAAGTAGGTATGCACCGTATACGATCGACAAAAATTGTGGGCGAGTTTGTTAAAAAAGGACAGAAAAAGCAGCTGACAGGAAAACTAATAGGGTGTGAAATtaagccgtgtagcgcccgtcttgtaggtgctacgcggacacctaagccctgaaaatggtgtccaagatgtgaagtgcacaggacaccatcttggtaaagggggttGTGCATGCATACCTAACGACCGCcgacagcatgtagagtagggagattatggcgCGAATCAGTGtggaacgctgatttgaagcagcgggcgacattttggaactccacactccagccaacgcactgtcttaacctcacacagctgaaaagGACTTAAATAGCATAAAGGacaccccaccagcactattgaAAGGagacatgcaggagttacagattagttgttggattattgcttctggctgctaatgcAATTGTACACgtatttggaagtttcctatacttggctaattcTACAGAGAGTAGTCTGGGTGGTCTTGCAGtatttttagtggcatttaaaatattgtgctgataaAAGTTGCTTTCAGACAAGGGTGGCCtgatagggcttcctctgggaattgaacagcGGTGGAcgctgattcactgaattccttcagaCGAGAACTGGAccagtttctggctggggtggaggtcAACTCATATGTAACATTAATCAGGGCTAAATTGGTCTCTTgcactagtttcgatcgcctaagggGGTTGGACAGGAAACTTTCATTTTTTTACCTCTAATTGGCactcagggaccaattctcttacctcaacttcagtgacgaccagtgcatcagacagctgcggttcactaaagaggtcgtgactgaaatttatcaactgctgcagccacaactgcagcctcagaatagggcaaggacagcattacctgtggctgtcaagttaaccgtggcgcttaatttttatggctctagctcctttcaggctgctgctggtgatataagcaacatctcacagtttgcagtgcactgctgtataaaggaggtcactgaggctctgtacacactcaaacagattcatctcatccCCTCTTGTCAGAGACAAGCAGCGGGAGTGAGCACGAGGGTGTGCTTGCAtcgcaggcttccccatggtgcagggtgccattgactgtacacatATTGCTATGAATGCTTCACatcagaactcggccatattcatgaacagaaagggattccactccctcaatgtgcagctggtgtgtaacCACATGCAGCACATCAGGTCAATACCCGCTGTCCTAGCAGCAGTCCATGATTCCTACATCccgcggcagtccaatgtgccacctatatttcaaccagcacggcaaatcAAAAGCTGgcactgggtgacaagggctatcccttcatgaaatggctcatgactctggtcaggaacctatgcacacgtgcacagcaggcctacaacgagaacCATGCTGCCATacagaacatcatagagcacaccataggcatcctcaagcaatgcttccgctgcctggactaccctggaggagccctgcagtactcaactgaccgggtatcaagatttttcgttgtatgctgcatgctgcacaacctggccattatgaggggacAGCCCTTGTCACCACCTATCCggtgagaacctgagcaagaggaggaagaggtggaggaggaggtggaggaggaggcagggaggctacaaggtagacaggccctgtctgccagggctctacgtgatcagatgattaatgaacaataccagtaacctcaacgacatctccccattcaccaacagtcccacactcttaaCCTTTCCTCTCTCATATGACCATaaaattgtcctccttatgattacacattgtttcctccctcagctcatcgcagaaatgaaaaccaacaccaaatacaaattcataaccacatttatagatttacagatcaaatgattcaaacaaaatgatactattcacccttgtgcattctctcAATGTctgtcgttcatgtgcctttatctttcctagtgctcctacgaggtgcatccccagtggctggagcataggtAGTGGACTGTTGAGAAGTGTTGAAATGGCCTgagaggacgacctcaagcagctttGACCGAGAGgccccagcttcagactgcaccatctcagccagggctgcagcagtctggcctggctggctgacaggcaacagcaaaggcactggtggagtggcagaggAGAGGGCAGGAATGGTGTCAGCCTGAAAGAAAACAGCACGTACGACTGCCATGGCactactgccactctcccggggcggcgcctcagcaatcctggtgaacagattgctggactgttgTGACGTCCTAGAAGCCCCTTTTCACAGTGGAACctagagccatgatagcagcagtctgagctaacAAGGCAACAGTCTGACCTTGGATGGCAACTGTTGGTGTTGCAACGGAAGCTAcaacatcggtcatcagatgctgtatcatggtggattctacaggtgtgctgatggaggtgaccacccattctatgttggaaaggatggactccaagctctgcataaagccctgtgccaagtgcAGCTGGACaactccatgccccttgacattgtgcgcaggctttctggcaagcTTTCCAGTTTACCAAGCCTttagttgtgtacgcccatcagccttcttctggtGCAACCTCACCCTCGGGTGAGCCGGCATCTGCAGTATCCATTCCCCCCACACCAGCTCCTTGCCACTGGTGCCCGGTGTCtcatcacgtgcagatccctcctctatcttaGCCTCTAAattacgcgcagtgtcagtctctgagctggtgcctgcGAGTGgaagatcaagtgatggtgtatctgcatcatcactgtcgtctTTTTTTGCCttctctgactgggcaggttccagttcttgggtatctgaaatgacaaaaggaCACAGGTTGAGTTTTAgtgcagggagaggagaaagtaagacgtgtgtgctcacaccatctgcagcatgggagtcagaaaagattgtaggATGAGGGAGGAGcgagaagcgagaaggaggattaggtatgcagagaccctaatcattgatacctccagcaccgccagtggccatggctgCAACAACGGCCCGCCCAATAATGGATAGCACTGTCTCCTTCATGGGGTGAGCCCGTGTAGGTGTGCTtgtcctcccccagttctttcctgctgtctACTGTTGcgcgccaccttctcttgcaagaaagagggaagtgtatcagtgagtgtcctgcaagatgtttggttgatgtggctgtcatggttgactagctgccagcgtgtgtgacctgtgacttatgggtgtgcggcttgcaagagtggtaatgtgtgagggtgaaatgaagcatctgatttgcagGGTTGCGTactaatggaaagagtttgttggtaggtggttaTGGGGGGTTGTagtacgtggagcagtggatgaggctagtgatgCAGTGACAGGTTATGCCACTTGACAGtgaactcaccttgaccacttgtgtcaaatcattgaacttcttcctgcactgcatccatgtgcatggtgcgatgctcctggcatttacctcgtgcacgacttcctcccactgcctcttcagtatATTTCTGGAGGACCCCTTGcccctcctgcggatataggatgcccctccttctggccacctcttccaccaaggcctctaatgcacCGCCCCAGAACCTTGgtacacactctcctgaaggcacagccatTCCTCGCTATCATGCAGCACAGAGTTAGCTACCAAATGAATTCCAGCTCttcctgcagccagagtgcaccccCCCCTtcaagagatgcaggctgcctttaagtagtgctagccactcccgatatcggggccccctcaCTGGTGCAtgtagccaatcaacagcgcaggtagcactggctgcatgcagcaaccattaaaatcaccaggcagcatgaatgttacgtgctgcctgcatcgcaaacaaTGGGCGCGGATTAAACGAGCACCGCGATTCCAgtgcccgtttttgggggttaaccaatttaacccccatggtGTTTGTAAGATGGATCTACAGAGAGGAAATGAACTGTGGGTTTGACAAAAAAATAAAATACCAAATTAAGTAATTCAATTTGAACAAagaagagagaaaggaacagactAAGGAGCAGAAAAAGATATAATTTGGATTTATGTGATTAAAGGCTCTTAAAGTATCATATTAAGTGTTACAGGACATTATGGAATCCTACCGGAATTTACAGTTTATCCAATGGGAGCCTATGGCTATTACTTCTAAGGGTCTGCGAAGAACCTGTAAGTTTGTTATATAATAACCTATTGGCTATATCAGTAGTAGATACAAAGCCAAAAACTTATAATGAACAGCTTCAAATAAAGTTATCTTACTTGGTGTCTGCAAATCTAATCCAGTATCCAGCCTGGTCTGTGGCTTGGTGCAGATGAAAAGGTAGCACAGAACACAAACTGTGATGACGAAAGCTAGGAGAACCACCGCTGCTATAGACAGTCCCACCAGAGCCCCTATACTGTAACAGAAAGTGCCAGAAAAGATTTTTATTTTGGTCATATCTGTCAAAGTTAAACACTGTgaaaaagagaaaataattaatttAGCTCAAATGACACTGTTCTGCATTCAAACACATTCCTCCACATAAAGGAACACAAGAAAACATGAAATGAGAAAAGGATATTTGACCTATCAAGCCTGCTCCCTCCACAGATCATGTATAAACTGTTCCATTATAGACTCTATCCATTAATACACTCTTTACCTTACAGGGTTGCTCCTGACAGTAAGTGAGACTATAGCATAAACGATTCAGTACATAGGAATGGCAAAATGCCACCACCGGCAAAAGTAAATGACTGTCGCTACCAGCACTTGCACAAGATCTGCTATCTTGATTCTTGACACTTTTATCTTTGCCAGCCTGTGTGGACCCTCACAGCCTGGCAGTGGAGAAGTTTCTGAACACAGTGACAAATCCAGCTTTGTAATAACCTCTTGTAGTCACATTTGCAACATTCGAACAACGATGCAGGGGCAAATCTTGTTTTCCTGTTGTTGCCAAATCCAGTGCTCAGTATAAACAGGATGACTTTGGCAAAAGAGAATTAGCACAGTTACAGAAGTTTTACACAAATACTCCCTTTCCACCTCATGTAATCAAGTAAAACTCCAGgatattccacattctaactactctctgggtgaaaaagtttcccctgaattgaCTATTGGAttcattggtgactatcttatgtttatggcccctagttttggtctccccgacaagtggaaacatcatctctatgtctaccctatcaatgaTGAGCTACAGCCAACAAGATATTGAAGTTGATAATATGTAAACTTATTTCCACATGAGTCATTCCTACAAGTATTCAGACTAAGGATGTCAGGGTACATTTTGATCTTAACAGTAATTATTTACAACATAGGGGACGATTTTCCTGTTACCAACTCCCACCATCCCCCTGCGCTTGGCTGTCTGACGGGTGGAGTGCACTCAAAATGACCTGAAACAACTTGTATTTCCGGATGCAAGTCACTTACATAGGCCAGGCACTCCCCTGGAGGTGGCAAAGTTATCCACTGGCATCAGGACCTTCTGGCTGCTAACTAAAAACTGTATCCACAAGGCCTCCTGTGCTGATCCCTGTCCTTCAAAGAAAAAAAGGACCTATGGTGGGTCCTGTTGTCTTTGAGCTCGATAGAAAAGGAGCTGGGAAAATGGTCACTTCTTCTTGATGCCCCTCAAAATGGGCACCCTTCTGACACTGAGGAGGTAAATTGGGTAGAAAGGCCAGGCTCCCTCCCACTCCATTACAATGGCAACCATTAGCCTATGGCTATCCTGGGGCAACATAAAGGGGCAAAGACCTAATGTTATGGATTTCTGCCCCTTTTTCCTCACACCTAAGGAATAAGTGTTCTTCAGACACaaagaacaggaaaatctgccccataatCTTTGAGTTTTGACAGTAGATTATCTTCCTTATAATAAtaatttcaggagtgaaattgtgCAGCTATGTGTGCAAAATTTCTGTAAGAAACGATAAATTAAAACTAGCACAGCAGGATCAATAATGAAACCTAGCTGAGAAAGACTGAGGGCTGACTATAACTATTCACACATACAGCTGACAATCACAAAGCACTCGGTCATTCCTGTGACAAATGGAGTAAGAGTGAAGAACGCGCAAACCAAGGTTTATGGATCAAGATCTGGAAAGCAAAGTGTCTCCTACCAAACCAAGGAGAAAGCCGCCAATATCCGGAAGGGGAAGCAGACGTGGGAGGCTATCACACAAGTGAGCTTCATTAAATGTACCTTGCCATATGTGATAGGTGCCATTAATGAAAATCAAAGTAAATTACAGA encodes:
- the LOC137324993 gene encoding protein shisa-like-2A; this encodes MSADCSGYYNAENALVSGFMCPKSDSDIGAKYCCGFNDIKYCCDDPNSFFPYEYSYMWWLSIGALVGLSIAAVVLLAFVITVCVLCYLFICTKPQTRLDTGLDLQTPSTEQMLEIPNQSSGPSTIRKQFQSHRLDCDNQPPEPDRLFQRCFMAAVTTINIQGSS